Proteins from a single region of Chloroherpeton thalassium ATCC 35110:
- a CDS encoding YoaK family protein: protein MMRNLKKETAEFVFVGFMLSLLAGYVNVYMLRYFDSPVSHLTGAFSYLPIDVIEKKHHHLIGLLLLIPGFFIGAVLSSFVINQSHYIPGKRYGLVLILEGCGLFITDLLVLKHIYWALFTGALSCGLQNAMASLYRGMIIRTTHVTGLITDLGILLGKALHGHKTDRWKFALDVSLVFGFLLGGFVAVLLPDALRQNGLIVPSLFCLSLGTAYFMWRKFHFENVRAKRQNANPF from the coding sequence ATGATGCGAAATTTGAAAAAGGAAACGGCAGAGTTTGTTTTTGTCGGCTTTATGCTTTCCCTGCTTGCCGGCTATGTCAATGTGTATATGTTGCGCTACTTCGATAGTCCGGTGAGCCACTTAACAGGAGCGTTTTCTTACCTGCCCATCGATGTAATTGAGAAAAAACATCATCACTTGATCGGGCTGCTTTTGCTCATTCCCGGCTTTTTTATCGGAGCGGTGCTCTCCAGTTTTGTGATTAACCAAAGCCACTATATTCCTGGAAAGCGCTATGGCTTGGTTTTAATTCTTGAAGGCTGCGGCCTTTTTATTACCGATTTGCTTGTGCTAAAGCATATTTATTGGGCGCTCTTTACCGGCGCGCTGAGCTGCGGACTTCAAAATGCAATGGCCAGTTTATATCGGGGAATGATTATTCGAACCACGCATGTCACCGGGCTCATCACCGATTTGGGAATTTTGCTCGGGAAAGCGCTACACGGGCACAAAACCGACAGATGGAAATTCGCCCTTGATGTTTCTTTGGTTTTTGGATTTTTGCTCGGCGGCTTCGTTGCGGTTCTTTTGCCTGATGCGCTCCGCCAAAACGGCCTGATTGTTCCCTCTCTTTTTTGCCTCAGTTTGGGCACGGCCTATTTCATGTGGAGAAAATTTCATTTCGAAAATGTCCGCGCCAAGAGGCAAAACGCCAACCCATTTTAA
- a CDS encoding STAS domain-containing protein → MHVKEHEESGIVVLKLKGDLLGGDDYQTFKDTLKKYISEGKKDFVIDLRKVTYINSSGIGMLVSGMTTVTNAEGTFKLANVEQNIHNVFTITNLISIFDVYETLEDALNAE, encoded by the coding sequence ATGCACGTGAAAGAACATGAAGAATCAGGCATTGTCGTGCTTAAACTCAAAGGCGATCTATTAGGCGGCGACGATTATCAGACCTTCAAAGACACGCTGAAAAAATACATCAGCGAAGGAAAAAAGGACTTTGTCATCGACCTTCGAAAAGTCACCTACATCAATAGCTCCGGCATCGGGATGCTCGTTTCCGGCATGACCACTGTTACTAACGCTGAGGGCACGTTTAAATTGGCAAACGTTGAGCAAAACATTCACAATGTGTTTACAATTACCAATCTGATTTCCATTTTTGACGTCTATGAGACTTTGGAGGACGCTTTAAACGCTGAATAA